GGACTCCCAGGTGACTGTCAGGTTTCAGTTGGGGTTACTGGATAGGCAGTCAGTTACAGGACTCTGGCGCAGAAAGAGGAGACCGTGTGAGAAGCGGGCGCTCAGGTGCCTTCAGGTAGCGGTACCTAACACTCGGGCTGAGCAGCAGGTCCAAGCAGCGGGCGCTCCAGTGTTTCGGTTAGAGGTTCTCGGCTGGGGGCAACTGTGCCACACTCCCCGGGGGCATTCGGCAACGCCTAGGAGCCCTTTGTGCCATAACTGGGAGATGCTACTGGCAGCCAGTGGTTACAGGCCCCAGACGCTCTTCAACACCCTGCGCGGCACGGGACGGCCCCCGCTCCAGCACAGAatgatctggccccaaatgtcagtagtgctgagattGAGAAGCCCTGGTGTAGACGAGGGACGAGGAGGAGCCGGCCTAGATGGAGCCGATGAGCTAGGAGGACAGtcaggaaagcagagagggaTCATTTGTGTCGGGTGATGTCAGGAGCTTCAGTACAACAAAGGCTCGGGCTTGGGCGTGACGGGAGGGTGCGGGGGAGTCTCCAGCAACCTTGACGGGAGCGGTTTGGAGGGTGGAAGCGAAAGCCAGCTGGAGTGGGTTCCAGGGAGGACGGAAGCGGGGAAAGGCTGAGGGGGAGCACAGACTGTGCTTGGGAGAGTGTGCAGGTGGGGAGAGCAGGTAGGGACCACAGCTCAGAGTTCAGGTGCCTGTGTGGAGTTCAAGGTGCCTGGTGGGCCGTTTATGTGCGTCCCTTCCACCCTGTTTCTCCCTGTCGGAGAACGTCTCTTGAAATGCTCCCGACCCCGGGGAATTCTGTCTCCACCACtggcagaaaagaaagaacacgGTTTTGTTATTAAAGAGCTAGCATTGAGCCAGGCTGTGCAGCACGCAACCCGCTAACGAGATTACCAAAACGAAAAGAAAGCTCGCCTTGTTGGAGCCACCTGTCACAGTCCCCTGCACAGCATGCCCCCGAGAGAAACGATAACCTGTCCTCAAGTAAGAGGAGCCACTGACTGTTTGCGGTGATGCACGGTCTCCTGTTCTGCCCAAGTTCAGTTGGTAACGGGGTAGCCACCTGTGCTGATCGTCTCTACCTGAAGGAAGAATGCAACTAGGTGTCCAGCAGGCGGTAGCGTGATGCCGGGTGCCTAGGATGAACCCCCACAGTGGCGGGGAGACAGGGGCTCCAACTCCCATGACATTTATAGTTCCAAGACTGGGTACCACCACCCTCCAGAAAAACATGCGTGGACTGTGTTTTCTTAAGGCTTATTTCCAAGCCTTTCTGAACGTTTCCATCTATATCCGAAGGATGGAGAAGTTTCTGAAGCACTATGTTTTTTTGGTGGAAGTggctgaagaagagagagaggggaaaaggtcTCCCTTTTGGGCAAGAGTGAAAATTCAGCCTTTTTACGGACTCTATGCCTCCAAGGATGGGGGGCAGCATTATTGTGTCCTTAGGTTCAAGCACCCTGATGTGCCCCAGGGCAAGGCTGATGCCCACAGACAAGGAAGAACCCACATCTCCATTCCAGGCGGAGTCCTCTGTGGTGATTTCTGTGTCTCTGAGGAAGGAGGGACCGGAGCCTGAATTTATAGCATTTTGgggtccagagagagaggagaccatGGCTAGAGATGACTGAGTCTTCATGAATCAGAAATTCCACTCTTAGATCCCCAAGACGAAGTGGCTAGGGGCTCAGGTTCATGGGTCTTGAGGGAAGCTGTGATAAGAGGGCATTAACTGGGTTCCTGAAAACAGAATAGTGATTCCtgagtctgagggaggagggggccgggggcctgattcctgggtctgagggaggagcgTGGAgttcaggactcctgggtctgagggaggaggggctgggggcctggactcctgggtctgagggaggaggggcgggcggggggggggtgggtcaggACTcctggtctgagggaggaggggctggggttcaggactcctgggttttagggaggaaaggctggggtctggactcctggatctgagggaggagggcctggggagCCAGGACTCTTGGGTCTCAGGGGTCTGTGGTCCTGGGTctgaaggaggaaggagatgggggcctggactcctgggtctcagggaggcggggctgggggtctgggctCCAGGGTCCTGAGTCCGAGCCCCTCCACCAGGAGCGCCTGGACCATGTTGCTGAGCGCCTACTGGCACGGCCTCCACCCTGGCTACTACCTAAGCTTCCTGACCATCCCGCTGTGCCTGGCGGCTGAGGGCCGACTGGAGTCGGCCCTGCGGGGGCGGCTCAGTCCCGGGGGCCAGAAGGCCTGGGACTGGGTGCACTGGTTCCTGAAGATGCGCGCCTACGACTACATGTGTATGGGCTTCGTGCTGCTGTCCCTGGGAGACACCGTCCGGTACTGGGCCTCCGTCTACTTCTGCGTCCACGTCCTGGCCTTGGCCGCCCTGCTGCTGGGGCTGGCTTTGGGCGGGGGCGGTCCGGGCCGGAGGAAGACCGCGCCCTCGGCCGCCAGCCTGGCCCCAGAAAAGCTCCGGGAGGAGTAGGCTGCCGCGGCACCCTTTGCCAGTCGGCCCGGCCACCAAGCTTCTTGCTTGGGAATCCTGTGACCCCGGCCGCCGTCTCCTTTCCCAGAAAGATGGCTGGAGCGGCCAGGGGCCTGGCGAGGATTCCCGTCTCCGCTCCGTACCCTGCGTCCGACCGAGCCGGGCTGCAGCTCTCGCTGCTTCcccgccctctgccctctgccccgaGGGCTCAGGACAACCCTcgaccacccaggtgtcccggccCCAGCTTCCGGAGAGAGCCGcactcccccaccccgccagcaGGGGCCGCCAGGCACACGGCTTCTTGGGCACACGTCCTTTTCCTGGCACCCGGTGTGGGGTAGGAGCTTCGGGGCAGGTTCTGGGAGTGGGGAACATCCTCCCTGTGGCTTTCGTCCCACTTGTACCAGGATTTCAGACCCGGAAGGGAACATAACCCTCCCGTTTCataagggggaaactgaggcaccgaggaGCAGGCCTGCGGACATGGTTCTTGCAGCTTCCATCTGAGCCACCTCAGGGTCCCAGCGCACCTGTCACCCTCCTGTCATTCTCTGGCCTGAGACACGGTCAGAATGTGTGAGCCTCCGCCAATAAAGTGTTTTGCAAAGACCGTACGTGTGCCTGTGGCTGATGGACGGGCGTGGGGCTCGTGGCGCCGCACTTCCAGGGACCACGCTGGCGTCCGTGGGCTTGTTCCCAGGACGTTTCCCAGCAGCCGCCCTGACACCGAAGTGCTTGCTGTCCTCCCACCACCGCCACCTGGTGGCCAGGTGAGGACCTGCCCGGGGTCCCTTCCTTACCTGGGGCAGTCCCCGCCCAGCCGGCCGCTAGAGACGGAAACAGTCGCACCTGGGGCCATGGAAGCGGGCCCGACGTGGGAACCGGAGGCCTGGGGCTCCTCCGGAGGCTGGCCGGCACCCCGGGGGGCCAGAGcaggtggggggtgtgggggggggggcgtcctgAGGGAAGCAGGGAATGGAAGCCTGGACTCCAGGGTCCAGAGGGCAGAAGGGGGATGGTTTCGGTTCCTGGCTttctgggtgggggaagggaaccaGGGCGTGGGACTCCTGCGTCCTGGAGAGGGGTCTGGAGGTCCAGATTCCAGTCTCGCGGGAGGGGGGGTGAGGGTTGCAAACTCCTGaataagagaaaaggaagttGAAGAATGGGCTCCTCAGCCCTGGGGGGCCCACATTTGGGTGCTTGCAGAGGGGCCCTGGGTCCTGCACTCCCagatctgagggaggaggggctggggggcccAGACTCCaaggtctgagggaggagggggctggggttcaggactcctgggtctgagggaggagggcgtggggttcaggactcctgggtctgagggaggaggggctggggcctggactccagggtctgagggaggagggcgtGGGGTTCAggattcctgggtctgagggaggagggcgtGGGGTTCAGggttcctgggtctgagggaggaggggctggggcctggactccagggtctgagggaggagggcgtggggttcaggactcctgggtctgagggaggagggcgtggggttcaggactcctgggtctgagggaggagggcgtGGGGTTCAGggttcctgggtctgagggaggaggggctggggcctggactccagggtctgagggaggagggcgtGGGGTTcaggactccagggtctgagggaggagggcgtggggttcaggactcctgggtctgagggaggagggcgtggggttcaggactcctgggtctgagggaggagggcgtGGGGTTCAGggttcctgggtctgagggaggaggggctggggcctggactccagggtctgagggaggagggcgtGGGGTTcaggactccagggtctgagggaggagggcgtggggttcaggactcctgggtctgagggaggagggcgtGGGGTTcaggactccagggtctgagggaggagggcgtGGGGTTCAGggttcctgggtctgagggaggaggggctgggggctgcgaGTCCTGCACCCTCCCAGCCCCCgctcccctgccccaggcccgtCGCTCTCCTCTGTGCTGAATGAGCTCCCCAGTGCCGCCACCCTTCGGTACCGAGGACCCGGGGTTCTCCCCTGGGGGGCATCGGGGCAGGAGGAAGAAGATGGAGAGAGCAACATCCAGGCCATGGCCGAAGCCGCCCAAAAGGAGCTGGGAGAACCCATCCCCTCCAGGGAACTCCCCTGGCCCATGCAGGCCCGCCGGACCCACAGGTGAAGCTCACCTCCCGCTTCCCACCCAGCTGTGGGCCGAGTCTACGCGgtgtcctctgtctccccctgcctgTGTCCCTGCTTCTCTGACTCCGGGGAGTCCTGCCTCCCCGACCCTGGGACTCCCTTCTCTAGCCTCCGGGCTCACGTTCTCTGTCTCCGCTCTCGCtctttctgtgtgttcctctctgcttgatgtgtgtctctgtgtctgtctcctgccTACTGACGCCTGTCACTGCTCCTCCTTTCCCTGCCGCCACAGagctggctgggctgggggacGATGCCTGGTCAACAAGGGGCTCCCGGCGCTGTCCGGAGTACAGCCTTCCCAGGAAACCTTTCCTAAGCCCGCTTGGCGTAAAGCTCAGACCACGTGGCTCTTTCCTCCAAGCAAAGTGCGGCGCTGGAACTCTCGGAGGGCGCGAGAGCGTCGTGCATTCCTAGCCCCGAGCTGCACGACGTCAGAAGCAAGTGCCAGGGCCGTCTGAGGATGCGGCCCCGCGTCCTGAAATTGTTCTCTGAACCCCTTCCTTTCGGGTGTTTGTGGAGGTTCCCCTACACGGGCGGGCTTGATTAAATCTTGGGCCAAGGGCCATCGAACCCCGCCTCCAGCCCCCGCTGCTCCCCCGGGAGGTCGGGGGTGGGGCTGCAGGTtccaagcccctcccccctccacacctGCGGGTGGTTTCCCTGGCAAGCCTCCCAGGACTCTTAGCTGGAGTCCAAAAGTCACCTCGTTTCCGCTGCAGACGACACCAGCATCTCTTCACTTGGTCTCCCAAGGGTTTTTATCGCTCCGCGCCAGGAACAGGGACAAACACCAAACCaaaccttctttccttttcacttttcctttatGATACCTGCCTCCAGACAAGTGCAGGAGGCACCCTGCGCAGCCCGGGAGTACTCCCACGGCCAGCGCCCGGGCAGGCTGCACCTGCGGCAGGAGACTCCGCCCTGGGGAgcacccccacctgcccctgtcaccccccccccatctccccacaCAGGTCCTGTGTGACGATCACTTCCCTGCCTTCCACCGGGGGCGCATCCCTAAAGAGCACGGCGTGAGCGTGCTTGTTCTGGAACTCCCAGTAGACCCCTGCACCCTCTGATTTCCGCCTGGCTTCTTACGTGTCTGCTCCTATCGCTGGAGAGCATCCCAGCCCGGTCCCACTGGCGGGGTGCTCCTCCCTTTGGGGGTGTCCGCTCGGGGCTGCCAGGcccttcattttctgtctctgaatctGTTGCTGTACCAGGCAGAGCCATGCCAGGGACAAAGTGGCCCAGGGATCGggttccagggtggctcagtgggcccTGCGGCTTCGGAGGTCCAAGGAGAAGACCCAGGAACGCCTGCACGCCTGGCAGCCCTGGGCGTGGACGCTGAAAAGGATCGGAGGTGCggcagggctgaggctgctgGGGCGGGCccactcctgggtctgagggaggaggggctgggggtctggactcctgggtctgagacaggagggggctgggggtcaggactcctgggtctgagggaggagggggctggggcctgggctcctgggtctgagggaggagggggctggaggcctgaactcctgggtctgagggaggagggggctgggggctggactcctgggtctgagggaggagggggctgggggtcaggactcctgggtctgagggaggaggggctggggaccaggactcctgggtctgagggaggaggggctggggaccaggactcctgggtctgagggaggaggtggctgggggctggactcctgggtctgagggaggaggggcctggggtTCAGGACTcctggtctgagggaggaggggctggggaccaggactcctgggtctgagggaggaggcctggggttgggactcctgggtctgagggaggaggggctgggggcagaactCCAggatctgagggaggagggggctgggggctggactcctgggtctgagggaggagggggctgaggggtctggactcctgggtctgagggaggagggggctgggggtcaggactcctgggtctgagggaggacgGGGCTGGGgaccaggactcctgggtctgagggaggagggggctggggttcaggactcctgggtctgagggaggaggtggctgggggctggactcctgggtctgagggaggaggggcttggGGTTCAGGACTcctggtctgagggaggaggggctggggaccaggactcctgggtctgagggaggagggagctggcggctggactcctgggtctgagggaggagggggctggggttcaggactcctgggtctgagggaggacggggctgggggctggactcctgggtctgagggaggagggggctggggcctggattcctgggtctgagggaggaggggctgggggctggactcctgggtctgagggaggagggggctggggttcaggactcctgggtctgagggaggaggggctgggggccaggactcctgggtctgagacAGGAGGGGGCTGGAgttcaggactcctgggtctgagggaggaggggccgggcGTCTGGATTGCTGGGTCTGAGGGGGGAGGGGtcgggggtctggactcctgggtctgggggaggaggggctggggcctggactcctgggtctgagggaggaggtcTTAGAGGACCATGACTTCTGGGTCTGAGGAAGGAGGGGGCTAAGGGCCTGGACCCCTGGGTctggggcaggagctgggggCCAGGACTCCTAGGTCTGAGGAAGGAGGTTCTGGGGGACCATGACTTCTGGgtctgagagaggagggggctgggggtcaggacccctgggtctgagggaggaggggctggggagcaggaTTCCCGGttctgagggaggagggcagggactgcAGACTCAGAAAGCAGCCCCCCGCCTCTGTGGCGCCCCCTGCAGGCCAGTTTGGCGCCGGCACCGAGTCCTACTTCTCGCTACTCCGCTTCCTGCTGCTTCTCAACGTGCTGGCGTCCGTGCTGAAGGCCTGCATGACACTGCTGCCCACCTGGCTGGAGGGGACGCCCCCCGGTCCCCCTGGCCCTGACACCTCCTCACCTTGCGGCTTCTACAACCCCGACCCCCAAGGCCTGGtcaccttccccacccacctcttcaGCTTGCTCTCAGGAGTGGTGAGTGCCTGGGTCCCTgggagaccccacccccacccacccacacccccgAGCCTgggtgccccaccccccattgCCTAGCCCCACGGTGACCTTTCCCTCGGCAGGGTTTTCTAGAATGGTCTCCTCTCTTCTATGGGTTCTACCCACCCCGCCGACACCTAGCGGTCGCCTACCTGTGCTCCGTCTTTGTCATTGGCCTTCTGCACCTGGTGCTCATCCTCCACCGGTCAGTGACACCTGGGACCCCGGGGAGGGAGTCGTGGTGCTAGCAGACCCCGCCCCCAGAATCCGGAGTCTCCCTCCGTGATCCTTTTCTCTCAGTTGGAGTTGAAATCACACTTAAAAACGTTTCATTCGTGCTAAAGACAGTGACAAATTGGGAAGCTTCTCCTTCCCGTGGCTTGAGAGTCTAGAGCGGGAAGGTAAGATCTTAACCACACAAATTTAACGACATCTTTTCTGGAGGGGAGCATGCTTTGTAGGAAACAAACGGGTGATTCACTCGTTCCGGCAACAGctgtttattaagcacctactacgtgTCGGCCGCCGTGGTTCTAGACACGAACAGAAACCAGACAGAGTCCTGTCCTGGGGGAGCTGACAGTTTACCAGGGGGAGACAGGTGATAAGTAATAAGCTGTAAATGAGTCAATGATACAGTGCGTTAGAAGGTGAGGGGGGCTCCGGACACAGATGCAGCAGGTGAGGCGGGCCGTTGGTGAGAATGCGCCAGGCTGCTGCATTTAGGGGTCccccagggatgcctggatgaGACGAGATGTTTAAATAAAGGCGTTGAGGGGGTGAGGGGTCTGGTCAGAGAAATACCCGGAGAATGAGCACTGCAGGCAGAGAGCACAGCCAGAGCAAGGCAGGAGCAGCGATGCGTGGCGGAGGGCGcacggggaggtggggagagccaCGGGGGATGCGCCCCACTCCGTAAATGATGTGGCTGCTCTCCAAGCGCCAGGGGACTCGCTGCAGGCTCTTGAGCAGATCACCCCGATCTGATTTAGGTTTCAAAAGGCTTCCTCTCTGGCTCTGTGGTGGACGGAGGAGGGACAAGGGGGGGggcaagaaggagagaagggaggagagtcGGGGATGCGCAAGCAGCAGGTGCAACAGTGACGGGGCTGTGGCGATAATCCAGGCAAGAGACAGTGGTGGTTTGCTCCAGGCTGGGGTGGTGGCAGGAGTCAATTTCggatctctttctctccttccttccttcctccctcccttgcctccccCCTCAGCTTTCTTGAGATATCATTGACCTAAATCAcactgtaagtttaaggtgtacaaggtgctgatttgatacatttatgtgtTGCAACGTGATTCCCACCCTGGCATTAGGTGACGCCTGCATGTCTTTACGTTATCAtgtctttatgtatttatcttgagagagagtgcgcgcgcacAGGCCAcagtgggccaggggcagagagacggtgGGGGGCgaaggatctgaagggggctctgagctgtcagcacagaaaacgtggggctcgaacccacagaccgtgagatcatgacctgagccaaaatcaagagtcgggggatcaaacaactgagccacccaggcacccctctatatttttcactttaaaaatatcacacatatccaGAAACATGCAGAAACCAGAGGGTAGGGCTTGGTATGTTCCCCTGAATATCAAGAAATGGAacatggggtgcccgggtggctcagtcggttgagcgtccggcttcggctcaggtcacgatctcatggttcgtgggtttgagccccgtgtcgggctcgagcctggagcctgttttggattctgtgtctccctgtccctctgcccctcccctgctcactctctctttctctcaaaaataaacaaacattaaaattttttttaacttgaaaaaaaaaaaaaagaaatggaacctGACCAGCCTCCAGAAGCCCCTCAAGATCTCTCTTCAAGCTCCCACGTTTCtcccccaactcccccccccaccatgctttGTGTCAACACCGTGGACTGCTTTCACCTGTTCAGCATACAAGAGGGAGGTGCTCCATGCCTGTTGAGCAGGGCCCAGAGGATTCCCAACGActggtgggttgggggggggggggcggaagtGGGAAGTTAGGAATGTCTCCAGGTGTCGAGCCTCTGGAAGGGGCAGCGCTGTGGTGGGACGGGGAGAGCTGTGGAAAGGGCAGCACCCGCGGGGGGTGTGGTTTCGGCCGGCTGATTCTGAGATGGCTTTGGACACACGAGGGGAATGATGACTAGGCAGTCACATGTGGGCTCTGGAGTCCGGTCTGCACTGGAGACGCAAACGTGGGACTCGCTGGCATTCAGGCAAGCCTGGGGGTTCTCTcaggggaggagaaaataaagtgGAGTGCCGTCTAAactccaggcactgtgccagggcCCAGGGATACCAGATGAAGGTCCCCCACGTTTGTGCGGCTCACAGTTCAGGAGGGGAGATAAACTGCGAGATAAATAAGCCAATTTTCTGCTGAAAAGCAAAtcagccaggggcacctgggtggttcagtcggttaagcgtctgactttggctcaggtcacgatctcacggtaagttcaagccccgtgtcgagctctgtgctgacagctcagagcctggagcctgcttccgattctgtgtctccctctctctctgcccctctcctgctcacactctgtctctctcactttcaaaaataaatatttaaaaaaatttttaaaagccaatcaGCTATTTCAGTTTGGGAGCCCCATATAGAAACCAGATGGGATGCTATGATCGAGGTGATAGGACAGGGAGCTGCAATTTTTTCTCGATAAAGgccagataggaaatattttcatcttttccgGCCACACCGTCTCCGTGTGAATTAAACTCCGCTGTTGTCCGGCTAAAGCAGCTGTCGACAGTAAGTAAATGAGTGCACGTGgccgtgttccaataaagctttatttacaaaaactggcCCCGTAGTTCGCCACCACCCCGTGATAGAGAATGGGCGGGGACCCTCATTAAATGGAGCGGTCAGTTAAGGACTATCTGAGGAGGCGACCCatacagagagcccagaaagatGAGAAGGAACGGGCCAGGCGAGCGGCTAAGACCTGGACATCCCGGGCACTGGAAACTGCcagggcaaaggccctgtggtgagaAGAGGTTTGGAGTGTTCTAAGACCCGAAaggccggggcggggagggggggggggagtggagggggagggacaggattTGAGCTTCAACAAGTAGGTGGGGGCTGGGTCAGGTGCGCGCCGGCTGGCTGTGCGATGAAGGGGCCTAAATGTCAGAACGAGGAGAAGCTGTGGGATAGGTTTTAAAGGGCAGTAATGTCTCATCTGCATAAAAAGAGAGTTCCACGGGCACAACAACAGAATGGATTCAAAAGGGCACGGGTGGAGGCAGAGACCAGGTGTCAGTCCTTCCACAGGTGTCCACGGAAGGGGAGCTGGGGGCTCACGCCAGGCCGGTGGATGCGGAGACGGAGCCCCCTGGTCCGCTTTTCTCTGCGTGTCTGTCCCCCCTCTGGGTCTTTGCCCCACTTCTCCGagtctctgtcctcctttctctgagtctttctcccccaacccccttctcTGGACATCTGTCCTTCTGAGTCTCTGACTCCTTTCTCTAGATTTCCTCTTCCTTGTTTCACTGTTTGTCCCCCTTCCTCTGAATCTGTCCCCTTTGGGGTCTCATTGTCCCCTCTAaatttctgcctctccccagggtctttttctgtctcactctgggtcctgtccccttctcttggagctctgtccctctctactgggtttctgtctttctctgtctctccggTGTCTGTGTTCCCGAGTCTGCCTCTGAATCTCTCTCTTGGTTTCTGACTCCTCTGCTTGGTAGCAGCTCGCCAGATGCCCGAGGCCCTAGGATTCGTCTTCTGTTTGTCCCATAGGAGGGGGCTGACCTTCCACATCCTGTCTCCTGGCCCTTCCCTCCCTTAGCTCCGTGTCAGGACTGAAACAGACGTTGTTGGCTGAGTCCGGGGCCCTGACCAGCTACAGCCACCGCGTGTTCAGCGCCTGGGACTTCGGGCTCCGTGGGGATGTCCACGTGCGGCTGCGCCATCGCATCATCCTGTACGAGCTGCAGGTGCGCGTGGGGGTCTACACCCACACAGGGaccggagggggcggggcctcgccCAGGGATGCGGCTCGCAGAGATGCCGGGTGGAGCTTTCTTCTAAGGAGGCGGGTCTTGGGAAAggagggggctgggaagaggCCACAATATTAATGCCTGAGGTCAAAGGGCACAGGGAAAAGCCAGCAGCAGGAAGGCTGCGGGGCCTGAAGCTCCTCGGGGTAAGATCCGGGCCAGCAACCGGGAActgggcgcggggcggggcctcggaggggcggggcgtggggggTCTGGGGGGCGTGGCCCGCGGTGCTGGGTGGGTCtctggaggggcggggccgggagatCTAAATGGTGACCTAGAGGGCCATGGAGGGGCTGGGACAAGGATTACAGCAGTCCTCAGAGGGACAGTGCTGTATCACTTCAAGTTGAGCAGGGGCTCTGGACCACCGGCTGGGCCTGGGGGGGACTGAGTCCAAATGCCCGTCTTTCTCGGCTTCAGGTGGAGCTGGAAGAGGCCGTGGTACGGCGCCAGGCAGCAGTGCGGACCCTGAGCCAGCAAGCCAAGGTGTGGTCGGTGCGGGTTCTGCTCAATCTGCTGGTGATTGCGATCCTGGGAGCAGCCTTCTACGGGGTCTACTGGGCTACAGGGGCCACTGTGAAGCTGCAGGTGCGGAGGGTCCTGGGAGAGGGGAGTCCTGCGGGCCTGGGCTCACCTTTCCAAGGTTGCAGGGCCTGAAGTCTAGAGTTCCTGCGATcttggagaggagggaggggggtgtaTGTTCGGACCTCGGCCTTCGGGGCGCTGAaggaagaggctgggggagggcgtTCCTCCAGAACCCCAGAGCCTCTCTGCTTGGTCCACCTTCTCTCGCAGGAGACGCCCCTTGTCCAGCAGATGCCACTGGTGAAGCTTGGGGTGGATTACCTTCCGTCCATCTTCATCTCTGGGGTCAACTTCTTGCTGCCACCTGTGTTCAAGCTCATCGCCCCGCTGGAGGGCTATACCAGGAGCCGCCAGATTGTTTTTATCCTGCTCAGGTTCTAGCCTTTGCAGGGTGGGCGGGGGTTTGATGGCAGGGCTGGTCTGAAGGGCGCTGGCTATAGTTCATAAGGCACGGAAGTCCCCAGGATCTGGGGCCCAGTGAGCTCTGTATTCAGATCCTGACTCTtacagagcctcagtttcttcatctgtgaaatggggagaatgGTGAGTGTGTCCCGCACAGGAGGGGCCCAGCACATGGTGAGCACTAGTCAGTGCTgattccccttcctctcccttccctccatcgGCTCCGCCAGGACCGTGTTTCTCCGCCTGGCCTCCCTGCTGGTGTTGCTCTTCTCTCTTTGGGATCAGATCACTTGCGGGGGCAATGCTGAGGCTGAGGAGTGCAAAACCTGTGGCTACAAGTACAAAGAGCTACcggtgagaaggaaagagaggggccCCAAACCCTGGGCCCCCCTGAAGGAGAGGAGGAGCTGGGTGGGTCCAGACTCCAGGTTTAAAGTGC
The sequence above is a segment of the Leopardus geoffroyi isolate Oge1 chromosome E2, O.geoffroyi_Oge1_pat1.0, whole genome shotgun sequence genome. Coding sequences within it:
- the TMC4 gene encoding transmembrane channel-like protein 4 isoform X1 translates to MEAGPTWEPEAWGSSGGWPAPRGARAGPSLSSVLNELPSAATLRYRGPGVLPWGASGQEEEDGESNIQAMAEAAQKELGEPIPSRELPWPMQARRTHRQSHARDKVAQGSGSRVAQWALRLRRSKEKTQERLHAWQPWAWTLKRIGGQFGAGTESYFSLLRFLLLLNVLASVLKACMTLLPTWLEGTPPGPPGPDTSSPCGFYNPDPQGLVTFPTHLFSLLSGVGFLEWSPLFYGFYPPRRHLAVAYLCSVFVIGLLHLVLILHRSVSGLKQTLLAESGALTSYSHRVFSAWDFGLRGDVHVRLRHRIILYELQVELEEAVVRRQAAVRTLSQQAKVWSVRVLLNLLVIAILGAAFYGVYWATGATVKLQETPLVQQMPLVKLGVDYLPSIFISGVNFLLPPVFKLIAPLEGYTRSRQIVFILLRTVFLRLASLLVLLFSLWDQITCGGNAEAEECKTCGYKYKELPCWETRLGQEMYKLLIFDLLTGLAVMLLIQFPRKLLCGLCPGPLGRTVGTQEFQVPDEVLGLIYAQTVVWVGSFFCPLLPMLNTVKFLLLFYFKKFTLFSTCSPASRTFRASTVNFFFPLVLLLGLTISAVPVLYSIFLIPPSKLCGPFRGQSSIWAKIPESISSLPRITQNFLFFLGTQAFAVPLLLISSILMVYTLVLANSYGRLISELKRQIETEAQNKVFLAQRAVALSSASGAL